The genomic window AGGAGTGTAGATGCAGCACGAACGGGGTACCAAGGTTTATTCCCAGACTGAAGTGGTTGGGTTCTACCGAAGACGCCAGACGCAGAGCTTTGATGCCGGGAGTGGAATAGGAGGGAATATCCTTTCCAGCTTCTGGAGTGACGTCATTGTTGGTTCTGGTTTGGTAGAACCGGTTGTGACTTCATGGGGAATGTTTTATTGGTACAGCCCGTGCtgcatatatataaaaaaaaaaaaaaaaaaaaaaaaaaaaaaaaaaaaaaaaaaaaataggccccTGATGCTTAGTGGCCTTTGAAATGTTTCAGGATGTCGAAGCGTCCAACCAAGCGACCGGGGCGTCCCTCAAAGCAGCCCCCGAAGAGGTTTCGAGACGAGGAGGCTGAAGGAGAGGACGAAATGGGCGTGAAGGAGTCGCTAACCCAGCTCCTTGCTGAGCAGAAGGCCCTGAGGAAGGAGATTGCGGAGATTCGGGCCGCCAAGACGCCGGCGCCTGAGGCATCGCCCGCAGGATCGACCACCTCTACGGGTGGAAAATCCAACTCAGGCATGGCTGGGCACTCTGGACACTCCGATGACGAGGTTCCGGCAATTGTGTCCACATGCAGAGCCACTTCCGGTTGGGATTTCACCTCTGCCAGAACAATTGGGGGGGATAGGCGACTAGGAGAGCTGTTGACAGCCTCGTACGCCAAAGGGACACAACAAGCATATAGAAGGACCTGGGTGAGCGTGACTAGTTTTTTGAAACAGAGAGGGTTTTCTACTTCCTTGCCAATGAGCACTGCAGCGGTGTGTCTGTACATTGGTTCGTTGCATGAGGAAGGGAAGGCGGCTTCAACGGTGATGTCCGCAGTTTCAGCAATCAGTTGCGTCCATAAATTGAATGGGTTAGGGGATCCCACTATTGATTATACTGTCAAAAGACTACTGCAGGGGTGCAAAAGGGTGGGTGACAAAGGGAAGGATACAAGGTTGCCCATTACTGTCCCTATCCTTAACTCAATTATGGAGAAGAGCGAGGTGGCCATTGGGGAGAACTACGAGAAGATACGTTTCCGGGCTATGTGCACCTTGGCCTTTCACTCATTATTGCGGGTGGGGGAAATGGCGGTATCCCGGGAACCAGAAAACGTATTGCATAGGGGAGATGTCCGACTGGACGGACAGGCATTGACCATAACGTTCCGCAATTTCAAATCTAGCGCAAAACCAGTTACCCATACCGTAGAGAAAGCCAAGGCAGGCGTCCCAGGCGCGGTAGAGGCTATGCGGGCCTACATGAGCATTCGTGGGAACGCAACGGGGCCGTTGTTCCGAGCTATGTCGGGGGCACCCATAACGGCCAGGGAATTCAACGAGCAACTACAGTTGGTTTTCCAATTTTGTGGCCTGCCCAAACAGAACTTCAAATCGCATAGCTTTAGGATTGGGGGTGCCTCCCACATGGCTCGGAACGGGGCATCGGACGCTCAAATCCGTCAGGCGGGCAGATGGTCTTCTAACGCTTTCTTGTCTTACATCAGGGTGCACAACTGGTAGATCAGGTAAAACGTAGGGCTTCTCTCTGTGTGCAGTGCAACAGAAAGGGGGAGGTCAGGCACATGTCTGCGTGCAGTGCAGCAGAACATTAACATGGGATCACAGGTGTGCAGTGCAGCCTGGGATTATAAGAAAgtgtgcagtgcaactttcCGAGAAAGGTCGATTTTGCTTGGTGGCGGTACCTGATGTGAGTCATCAGGTGGTGGCGCGTACCGCCGGATTGGTGGTGAATGACAGACATTATGTATTTAATCGATGTGCTTTAATTGGgctaaaacacaatgtttattgttttttagaGTTGCCAATATAAGTTTTTTGATGATGGTCTAATGAGCGGATGCAGAAAGCGGtagataaagggaagtaacccggtGACCAGTCTAGTAAAATTTGACAGCTTGTTGGTGAAGctggaaacaagaacaaaaaacagtaaGCTAATACATAGTGGACAATGCCATCTATGATGTGTAAGACAATTTTTGTTCTTGGTGAATTTATGCAAATGTACAACCCAATGTATATGATTATGTCAATCATAGTTTTTGTGGAATTTATGAAAATATTCCACTGATTTTGTATGCATTATCTGCGCTGAAAATGAACGACCTGTGGTGTCGACCAATAAACATTTTCAGCGTAAACTGGCAATGAACGTTtcatgtggttgtggtggtgactGTGGCGCTGGCTGGCGCTGGCTGATTGTCCGGTTTCGGAAAACTTTTTATCTTAAATTCTTGTCTATCCTCGCACATCTGAACatgcaaaaatgattttatGCACAGCATAAATGATATTTTTGGGTGTGAAGAGAAGCGAGATTGTGGTGTATAGACGGTGCCAGAGCACAGGTCATATGCATAACTAATGAGCGGAATGCCGTCTTCCCATTGGCCAGCCGGCCCAAGATCAGTCTCTCTGCCATTTCTGCATCTGCGGTAGCCAGTGCCAGACGTCCCAAACAACTGTGCGAAAATTTTCAACCCCACCGCCATCCCCTTACTCCACCATAACGTAGTTGTGTGGGCGCGTACCGCCGGATTGGTGGTGAATGACAGACATTATGTATTTAATCGATGTGCTTTAATTGGgctaaaacacaatgtttattgttttttagaGTTGCCAATATAAGTTTTTTGATGATGGTCTAATGAGCGGATGCAGAAAGCGGtagataaagggaagtaacccggtGACCAGTCTAGTAAAATTTGACAGCTTGTTGGTGAAGctggaaacaagaacaaaaaacagtaaGCTAATACATAGTGGACAATGCCATCTATGATGTGTAAGACAATTTTTGTTCTTGGTGAATTTATGCAAATGTACAACCCAATGTATATGATTATGTCAATCATAGTTTTTGTGGAATTTATGAAAATATTCCACTGATTTTGTATGCATTATCTGCGCTGAAAATGAACGACCTGTGGTGTCGACCAATAAACATTTTCAGCGTAAACTGGCAATGAACGTTtcatgtggttgtggtggtgactGTGGCGCTGGCTGGCGCTGGCTGATTGTCCGGTTTCGGAAAACTTTTTATCTTAAATTCTTGTCTATCCTCGCACATCTGAACatgcaaaaatgattttatGCACAGCATAAAAATAATTTGTGCAATAACCAGAAGTTACTGTAAATGGTCAGACGTGTTCCTTTTTAGTTTAAATttcttttcgtgtgtgtgtgtgtgtgtgtgaatatatatagaatagaatagaatagaatagaatagaatagaatagaatatattttattgtcggaaccaaattggttattgACACAAAGAGCGATTAAAACAATCTGAAATAAACTTTCCTAGACGAATTTGTATTCTGTCTTTGCAAAATACTTCACTAGGTTTATTGTTGGAATACTTTATATCTATATTTGATAGATCCTTTATAAAATCATTTCGCAGTTCAGTGAACTTTTGACATCCGTCTAGgaagtgaatttcatcttcaaTAATGTTACATTTATTACATAAACGATTTTCTCTTGGTATGTTattatgtcttccagtttcaatttttaaaGAGTGTGTACTTGTCCTTAATTTACTCAGTAAATGTCTATGCTTGATATTCGTAATGCTTATAAGGTATGGCTGAACTTCGTATGTCTTGCTTACAGAGGAATAAAATTTCAGCCTTGGACGACCTTCACATTTAATtttctcccaaaactttatgtagTTAATCCTTAACTTTTCTTGTATGGCGTTTTGTAGTTTACCGATGTCAAATGTATATTGATTAAGCCATACATGTTTAAAACCTATTTTGTACAAAAGCTCTTTGATGAAAGTTAGCCACGGATTTTTTGGCGCTTGGTTTAACATTTCTtcatatatttgatgaataagtGATTTATTCTCCGTTTTCAAAATATGTGCCCAATACGATATGCTTTGTGATAACATGTTTAGTCCTAAAGGAAATCTTCCTATTTCTGCTAAAACTGGAATCCACATGGCTTTTTTGTGCACACCAAGAATAAATCTACAAAATTTAACATGGACAGATTCGTGAAGACATTCATTCGAAATACATCTTTTAAAAAAGTTTTCAATGTCATTGGTATCGTTTTTGCTCGTGAACATGTAAGGGAACCAAATTTCTGCTCCATATGTTAAAATGGGGTTAACCAATGaatcaaataaatgaaatattgcATCAATTTGCACATTTTCATTTCTAAATGTTTTTCGAAGAGAAtatgctgctttatttccttGTTTACTTAAATGTTCTTGCGCCAAAGTTAGTTTACCATTTTGATTAAATATCATGCCTAAATATTTGTATTGGTCGGTTGTTTTGATTATATTTTCACCGCATTTGAATATTGTCCTTATTTTGGgggttattttgcaaaaaaccaCCATCTGAGTTTTATCTTTATTAATTTCTAATCCCCATTTATGACAATACATGTCTAAATAATCCAATTTTTGTTGTATGCCCACCTTTGTCTTTGATAACATAACCATGTCATCGGCATATAATAAACATGATATTTTATCGTTTGAGCTAATTTTGATAGAAGGTGAATCAAAATCTGGCATATCTTTAACTATGTCATTTATAAATATATTAAGCAAAGTTGGACTGAGGGTATTTCCTTGATGTACTCCCTTTTTAACTGTTATGTCATGGGAATATCCATTTATCATTTGTGTGCACACagttgtattgttgtacatgTTTTCtattattttataacattttcCTCTGATTCCAACCTTACGTAACTTAAATAACAGGGCTTCATGTCAAACATTATCAAACGCGTTTTGGAAATCAACAAAACAAGCATAAAGTCTTCCATTTTTTACCTTTATAATATCATCTACTATTTTCTTTAAAATTAATATTTGATCGCTAGTTCTGTATCCTTTACGAAATCCTGCTTGTTCTTTTAtcaaaatgttgtttttttcaagGTATTGTGCCATTCTTGAAtttattattttgcaaaataatttactTAAATTGCTACTTAAGGTTATACCTCTATAGTTTCCTGGATCTATTGGGTCTCCCTTTTTATATATTGCTACACTTATTCCAGTTTTCCATTCTTTAGGATAGTTTCCAGTTTTCAAAATCATATtaaaaatatcttttaatattTTGATAGTGTGATTTAGACTAGCCTTTATGATTTCATTAGTAATTTTATCTTTACCTGGCGATTTCTTTGGTTTTAGTAATTTGcattcttgtcttatttctttttctgttaTTGGATCGTCTAACATAGgtatattatcattattttccaTTTTACTTAGTTCTTCTgcaattgttttctttctttcttctgtgACTTTAGTTTCCATGCTTATTAATTTTTCTAAATGATTCATCCATTTCATTGGATTTACTGTATATGTTGTGTTATTGTTACCGTCTCCCATAGATCTTAACTCTTTCAATGTTTTCCATAGTTCATTGGGGTCGTTGTTGAAATcattattcaattttgttacTAGTTTATTctttaaaatatttttctttttctttatgtttGAGTTATATCTTTTTCGTATAGCGTAATATTTTTGACATAAGTTTTTATCATAAGGGCGTCTATTTAATGCATTTAATAACGATTTTAATTCTCTTCTCTGTAAATAGCATTCTTTGTCAAACcaccttttgtttttcttttttcgattgTGTTTACTTTTTTTGATGATCTTTCTGCAGTAATATTTCCATTATTATGTTTTATTCTATCAATATCAGCTAATTGTAtgagttttaatttgtttttcatATCTTGCGTGTCAAGATATCTTTTGAAAATATCTTCAGATTTACAATCCCATTGATATTTTTCGGTTATgatttcttcatcatttttggAAAAACTGTTATATTTGTTTCGTTctgttgatttgttgttgttaatagtTGTATCAATAAATggtatttgaattttcatttccAATGGAAAGTGATCTGAGTATATTTGTAAGTTATGTACTTTCATGTAAATTAC from Littorina saxatilis isolate snail1 linkage group LG4, US_GU_Lsax_2.0, whole genome shotgun sequence includes these protein-coding regions:
- the LOC138964021 gene encoding uncharacterized protein, with protein sequence MSKRPTKRPGRPSKQPPKRFRDEEAEGEDEMGVKESLTQLLAEQKALRKEIAEIRAAKTPAPEASPAGSTTSTGGKSNSGMAGHSGHSDDEVPAIVSTCRATSGWDFTSARTIGGDRRLGELLTASYAKGTQQAYRRTWVSVTSFLKQRGFSTSLPMSTAAVCLYIGSLHEEGKAASTVMSAVSAISCVHKLNGLGDPTIDYTVKRLLQGCKRVGDKGKDTRLPITVPILNSIMEKSEVAIGENYEKIRFRAMCTLAFHSLLRVGEMAVSREPENVLHRGDVRLDGQALTITFRNFKSSAKPVTHTVEKAKAGVPGAVEAMRAYMSIRGNATGPLFRAMSGAPITAREFNEQLQLVFQFCGLPKQNFKSHSFRIGGASHMARNGASDAQIRQAGRWSSNAFLSYIRVHNW